From the Leishmania panamensis strain MHOM/PA/94/PSC-1 chromosome 31 sequence genome, one window contains:
- a CDS encoding calpain-like cysteine peptidase, putative (TriTrypDB/GeneDB-style sysID: LpmP.31.0420), with protein sequence MGCCNSKDTKEPKESKEVKPDPVPEPEPVKQVTVVETPDAPLSPKHRSTTVVVDPRIERTRAVCAHNSTCPFRYDVCTVVGGDVKCYFADGIVYRIEKDGVWYLYNDSVDYEAHVEVRFGPGSTITAGDMALETEKTGWICGHCVLYPLQTLCCASGTPNGYKVNITVKPLSEEYRKEACAAANHTAESETDAVRSLVEDVTDEEAVLCRCVESKTPYVDLTFPPNADSVARAGKDSRTLPLMAMMRPTQYLQENKRMSANDFVGPAIPMCLDQGSLGDSWLMCAAAIAAEDEAVVRNMFALGSPEEKVVGAYRVMLNKDGWWHNVIVDDYVPTMSHMPVFGRSWDDPAELWPLLLQKAYAKVHGSYASVTGGDTLQALVDFTGSAMYRFDMEWEEAVTDASKAHSLAEALVQFSSAGASIVLSTPGIHSKSYLGCKQESDPAAFSAHYAEVGLRTGYTYYVERVVIVEKLHVLFKVRNPWRSSGKWAGAWSYGSQEWTQNPAACSLCGVQEDPQDCTFWISWDDAAQYFDGGGVLFSSTGATDYRVKGVFQETIPSAILEITAHESTQVLLTLSQPDKRGVDFKECSSLFAPIMLTMSKKEGSLQRVQKNTSCNPANPSENFNFIVGREVAMWVTLEAGERYHIVPRMHHRGILVPYNRPYVMGLISMNDLKGHVQVEAKQLESDSSAFTNYIAYNSEELPSVEVECQMHLPGKAPVTYVSATVV encoded by the coding sequence ATGGGGTGCTGCAACTCTAAGGACACCAAGGAGCCGAAGGAGTCGAAGGAGGTGAAGCCAGATCCCGTGCCGGAGCCAGAGCCTGTGAAGCAGGTGACGGTCGTGGAAACGCCTGATGCACCCCTCAGTCCCAAGCATAGAAgcacgacggtggtggtggaccCACGCATCGAGCGCACCCGAGCCGTCTGCGCCCACAACAGCACCTGCCCCTTTCGCTATGACGTCTGCACTGTCGTGGGCGGAGACGTGAAGTGCTACTTCGCGGACGGTATTGTCTACCGTATCGAAAAGGACGGCGTGTGGTACTTGTACAACGACTCCGTTGACTACGAGGCGCATGTAGAAGTGCGCTTTGGTCCGGGATCTACGATTACCGCGGGTGATATGGCGCTAGAGACGGAGAAGACGGGCTGGATATGCGGACACTGTGTCTTGTACCCACTGCAGACGCTTTGCTGCGCCTCCGGCACCCCCAACGGCTACAAAGTCAATATCACCGTGAAACCCCTCAGTGAGGAGTACCGCAAGGAGGCGTGCGCGGCTGCCAACCACACTGCTGAGTCAGAGACAGACGCTGTTCGTTCTCTCGTCGAAGACGTGACAGATGAGGAAGCAGTTCTGTGCCGCTGTGTGGAGTCGAAAACGCCGTACGTCGACCTAACGTTCCCACCAAATGCTGACTCGGTCGCGCGTGCCGGTAAGGACAGCCGCACCCTCCCACTGATGGCCATGATGCGCCCGACGCAGTACCTGCAGGAGAATAAGCGCATGTCGGCGAACGACTTTGTTGGGCCAGCGATTCCCATGTGTCTCGACCAAGGCAGCCTCGGCGACTCGTGGCTCATGTGCGCTGCGGCCATTGCGGCGGAAGATGAGGCAGTGGTCCGCAACATGTTTGCGCTGGGCTCAccggaggagaaggtggtgggTGCGTACCGCGTTATGCTCAACAAGGACGGCTGGTGGCACAACGTCATTGTGGACGACTACGTGCCCACGATGAGTCACATGCCCGTGTTCGGGCGCTCGTGGGACGATCCGGCAGAGTTGTGGCCTTTATTGCTTCAGAAAGCCTACGCGAAGGTTCACGGCTCCTATGCTTCGGTTACTGGCGGCGACACGCTGCAGGCACTTGTCGACTTCACCGGCTCAGCAATGTACCGCTTTGACATGGAatgggaggaggcggtgacggACGCGAGTAAGGCGCACTCGTTGgcagaggcgctggtgcagttTTCCAGCGCTGGTGCTTCTATTGTGCTCAGCACTCCTGGCATCCACTCAAAGAGTTATCTGGGCTGCAAGCAGGAGAGCGATCCGGCAGCCTTCAGCGCCCACTATGCGGAGGTTGGGTTGCGCACTGGGTACACGTACTATGTAGAGCGCGTCGTGATCGTCGAGAAGCTCCACGTACTGTTCAAGGTACGCAACCCGTGGCGCTCGTCAGGCAAGTGGGCTGGTGCGTGGAGCTACGGCTCGCAGGAATGGACGCAGAATCCGGCTgcgtgctctctctgtggtgtCCAGGAGGACCCGCAGGATTGCACCTTCTGGATTTCTTGGGATGATGCCGCCCAATACTTCGATGGGGGCGGCGTTCTGTTTTCCTCCACCGGCGCTACGGACTACCGTGTGAAGGGCGTATTTCAGGAGACCATCCCAAGCGCGATTCTGGAGATAACAGCCCACGAGTCAACCCAGGTGctcctcaccctctcgcAGCCCGACAAACGCGGCGTGGACTTCAAGGAGTGCTCGTCGCTCTTCGCGCCGATCATGCTCACTATGTCCAAGAAGGAGGGCAgcctgcagcgcgtgcagaaGAACACCAGCTGTAACCCGGCGAATCCTTCGGAGAACTTCAACTTTATCGTTGGCCGCGAGGTCGCCATGTGGGTTACGCTGGAGGCAGGGGAGCGGTACCACATCGTGCCGCGCATGCACCACCGTGGGATCTTGGTGCCCTACAACCGCCCGTATGTGATGGGCCTAATTTCTATGAATGATCTAAAGGGCCACGTGCaggtggaggcgaagcaACTTGAGAGCGACTCGAGCGCCTTCACCAATTACATCGCCTACAACTCGGAGGAGCTGCCTTCGGTCGAGGTGGAGTGTCAAATGCACCTCCCTGGCAAGGCCCCCGTGACGTACGTTTCCGCCACAGTGGTTTAA
- a CDS encoding calpain-like cysteine peptidase, putative (TriTrypDB/GeneDB-style sysID: LpmP.31.0440) encodes MRFRRPGWLCGGSSTKSKARKRYLQTKVHKFKYGGPAVKGDCYPLFEDGRCYRVEVDKRKWFLYNDTLDMEMHIIFTFHKTTAVYKTAHGRTKVRTTPAGGTECTVVVYPLETLPYVKFAEKTQIMYSATRTSRGLDPNYIERINREAKAKCLSETQKVAGVAGVSHDEEELLYRCRKSNIPYVDMSFHPSQASLQRPHDKNSVANMTSITWRRPKDYIPAMAHKEIKLFRHGVDADDIEQGHLGDCWLMCSIAVVAESKTMVKDIFRHPVSRSKRLKEEQAGGYRVYLNKNGWFCNVIVDSYLPTYNGVVYFARSAGDPYELWVSLLEKAYAKIHGSYASIIGGNPLHALQDLTGFPVYAFTKTWRAAANEEEVASQFFKDLLRYRKSGYLISISTPGKDTSAYNVDSRTSNEASLEARYKAVGLNTGHSYSVLKVRQFLIPRVKLLKIRNPWGTGDEWTGAWGKNSDKWQKHLLVRRSCKPSKVSDGTFWMEWRDAVQFFEGGGVCMVKKSWFQYRFPGSFVGIIPSVVLRIELKKRQKVFFTLSQKDRRLRSPGDPEELYKGLLICVTGHNAEKDTQQIVALSTENPEVHPPDRYEYIIARDVGLELELDPAQSPLYVIPRIMVANRNGPKDFTLSMLTPNKSTASGLRVSFVRLPDTCPTFRNVVSFKMVGEKAEHVQFQYKKRGGTPRMKSGITVFEATNVKEKYPFPC; translated from the coding sequence ATGCGCTTTCGCCGGCCAGGGTGGCtctgcggtggcagcagcaccaaaaGTAAGGCGAGGAAGCGCTATCTCCAGACGAAGGTGCACAAGTTCAAGTATGGCGGCCCGGCAGTCAAGGGGGACTGCTACCCCCTCTTTGAGGATGGCCGATGCTAccgggtggaggtggacaaGCGCAAGTGGTTCCTCTACAACGACACATTAGATATGGAAATGCACATCATCTTCACCTTCCATAAGACAACTGCCGTGTACAAAACAGCGCATGGACGGACGAAGGTGAGGACGACACCCGCCGGTGGGACGGAGTGCACTGTCGTCGTCTATCCGCTGGAGACACTGCCGTATGTGAAGTTTGCCGAGAAGACGCAGATCATGTACAGCGCTACGAGGACATCTCGCGGCCTGGACCCGAATTACATTGAGAGGATCAACCGCGAGGCGAAGGCGAAGTGCCTGAGCGAGACACAAAAGGTGGCCGGCGTGGCTGGGGTGAGCCacgatgaggaggagctccTGTACAGGTGCAGGAAGAGTAATATCCCATACGTTGACATGAGTTTCCATCCGTCACAGGCGTCTTTGCAGCGACCTCACGACAAGAACAGCGTGGCGAACATGACCTCCATCACGTGGAGGCGGCCGAAAGACTACATAccggcgatggcgcacaAGGAGATCAAACTGTTCCGCCACGGCGTGGACGCTGACGACATTGAGCAGGGGCACCTCGGTGACTGCTGGCTTATGTGCTCCATTGCGGTCGTGGCGGAGAGCAAGACGATGGTCAAGGACATCTTCCGCCACCCTGTCTCCAGGTCGAAGCGCTTGAAGGAAGAGCAAGCGGGTGGCTACCGCGTGTACCTGAACAAGAACGGTTGGTTCTGCAACGTCATTGTCGACAGCTACCTGCCGACGTACAACGGAGTTGTGTACTTTGCCCGCTCCGCCGGAGACCCGTACGAGTTGtgggtgtcgctgctggagaaggcgtacGCCAAAATCCACGGCTCGTATGCGTCTATTATCGGTGGCAATCCCCTGCACGCCCTTCAGGATTTGACGGGGTTCCCGGTGTACGCCTTCACAAAGACGTggagggcggcagcgaatGAGGAAGAGGTCGCATCACAGTTCTTCAAGGACTTGTTGCGCTACCGAAAAAGTGGCTATCTTATCTCCATCAGCACTCCAGGCAAGGACACGAGCGCATACAACGTTGACAGCAGGACTTCGAACGAGGCATCGCTCGAGGCGCGCTACAAGGCGGTGGGGCTGAACACCGGCCACTCCTACTCGGTGCTCAAGGTGCGTCAGTTTCTTATCCCGCGagtgaagctgctgaagatTCGAAACCCGTGGGGCACCGGTGACGAGTGGACCGGCGCGTGGGGCAAGAACAGCGACAAGTGGCAGAAGCACTTGCTGGTGCGCCGGTCCTGCAAGCCGAGCAAGGTGAGTGACGGCACCTTCTGGATGGAGTGGAGGGACGCGGTGCAGTTCTTCGAGGGTGGCGGGGTGTGTATGGTGAAGAAGTCCTGGTTTCAGTACCGCTTCCCCGGCAGCTTCGTTGGCATCATCCCCTCCGTGGTGCTCAGGATCGAACTCAAGAAGAGGCAGAAGGTGTTCTTCACCTTATCCCAGAAAGACCGCCGCCTGCGGAGTCCCGGGGACCCGGAGGAGCTGTACAAGGGGCTGCTCATCTGCGTAACGGGGCACAACGCAGAGAAGGACACACAGCAGATTGTGGCTCTTAGCACCGAGAACCCCGAGGTGCATCCGCCTGATCGGTACGAGTACATTATTGCCCGTGACGTTGGGCTCGAGCTCGAGCTTGACCCCGCGCAATCTCCGCTCTACGTCATTCCGCGCATTATGGTGGCGAACCGAAATGGCCCGAAGGATTTCACGTTGAGCATGCTGACTCCCAACAAGTCGACTGCGAGCGGCCTGCGGGTGTCGTTTGTGCGCCTGCCCGACACGTGCCCGACGTTCCGCAACGTGGTTTCCTTCAAGATGGTCGGGGAGAAAGCGGAACATGTGCAGTTTCAGTACAagaagcgcggcggcactcCACGCATGAAGTCCGGCATCACTGTCTTTGAGGCCACTAACGTGAAGGAGAAGTACCCCTTCCCCTGCTGA
- a CDS encoding hypothetical protein (TriTrypDB/GeneDB-style sysID: LpmP.31.0450), whose translation MAASFRDCASHPSLDASIFFPEGSRPPQPLHGHGFLLHGARAVGKTSLAFQAAINTVQRSDGSVVVLCQESTLYSKVPQPFTPLRSLPESTLGRIEFIYVEGWTAAMREMMGFRTTRAVPTLVLVDDDGFEVTAPADCRGKRIGRHSDVLVATAAASCLSYLENLHDWMTRHGHPFFYVLVTNRLPESATQLSLPYAAFPLVNVWVGASGTVQITPTPADNTAAVVAPAVYLTWQNGLRMRG comes from the coding sequence ATGGCCGCGTCCTTCAGAGACTGTGCTTCGCATCCCTCGCTGGATGCCAGCATCTTCTTTCCTGAAGGCAGTAGGCCCCCGCAGCCACTTCATGGCCACGGCTTTCTGCTACACGGCGCCCGGGCGGTGGGCAAGACGTCTCTCGCCTTCCAGGCAGCCATCAACACCGTCCAGCGTTCCGACGGTAGCGTAGTAGTGCTGTGCCAGGAGTCTACCCTGTATTCCAAGGTGCCGCAGCCCTTCACTCCACTGCGCTCCTTGCCCGAGTCGACTCTCGGCCGCATCGAGTTCATCTACGTGGAAGGAtggacagcggcgatgcGGGAGATGATGGGTTTTCGCACGACCCGAGCAGTACCAACGCTGGTGCTCGTTGACGACGATGGTTTTGAAGTGACGGCGCCCGCAGATTGCCGCGGCAAGCGGATCGGGCGGCACTCcgacgtcctcgtcgctaccgctgccgcctcgtgTCTCTCCTATTTGGAAAATCTCCATGACTGGATGACTCGCCACGGCCACCCCTTCTTCTATGTCCTCGTCACAAATCGGCTTCCGGAATCTGCGACGCAGTTGTCTCTCCCCTACGCTGCCTTTCCACTCGTGaatgtgtgggtgggtgcctCGGGGACGGTGCAGATCACCCCAACCCCAGCTGAcaacacagcagcggtggtggcaccgGCAGTGTATCTTACATGGCAGAATGGGCTGCGCATGAGAGGCTGA
- a CDS encoding hypothetical protein (TriTrypDB/GeneDB-style sysID: LpmP.31.0460), giving the protein MLRCTSLAHLRVLCLTMLPDGGALTPALRKLGYTPYTLRSTYQQGHASTHPIAWSRLLDGKTSALPAKVLVDYDAVVGPPGAMVYDVLLSQAPSYTKIILVEETEKDKWAEEYEAYLERLQISTKRASQNRITKAFQLMIAKMVVGGDASGAAMDAPVGAASSLSTRESRGCMISSSGALRRSFAAEATELKRGFCGSKGLSATPVNDLSDDSRDTATAERERQEETNNANDGQLRHPRAVALQLYEESVKMSIPRSALLVYRYGDGWEPLCSFLDKPIPSAPFPEYDDGLRVLGNLQERIDRAHALQYLVGGVCVVCALVTVLPRCEGIVRFVKDLYADYQVAFGPDSAASARKTVGGGSLQTDAEKFEAAWQKRGGAVTLTTNE; this is encoded by the coding sequence ATGCTCCGTTGTACTTCTCTTGCGCACCTTCGGGTGCTGTGCCTGACGATGCTGCCCGACGGCGGAGCACTTACGCCGGCACTGCGTAAGTTGGGCTACACCCCCTACACCCTTCGCTCCACGTACCAGCAAGGTCACGCCAGCACTCACCCTATCGCGTGGTCCCGGCTGCTGGACGGCAAAACAAGTGCGCTGCCTGCCAAGGTGCTGGTGGACTACGACGCGGTTGTTGGTCCACCGGGTGCCATGGTGTATGACGTGCTGCTGAGTCAGGCACCGAGTTATACCAAGATTATCCTGGTCGAGGAGACGGAAAAGGACAAGTGGGCAGAGGAGTACGAAGCATACCTGGAGCGCTTGCAGATCTCGACGAAGCGCGCCTCGCAGAATCGAATTACGAAAGCCTTTCAGCTCATGATAGCCAAGATGGTCGTTGGTGGTGATGCTTCCGGAGCGGCGATGGATGCTCCAGTCGGGGCCGCGTCGTCTCTGAGCACGAGAGAATCGAGAGGCTGCATGATATCTTCCTCCGGTGCCTTGCGTCGCTCCTTCGCTGCAGAGGCGACCGAGTTGAAGCGAGGCTTCTGTGGCAGCAAAGGGCTTTCTGCCACACCTGTGAATGACCTCAGCGACGATTCTCGCGATACGGCAACGGCAGAACGGGAAAGACAGGAGGAGACGAACAACGCGAACGATGGCCAACTGCGACATCCGCGTGCTGTCGCACTGCAGTTGTACGAGGAGAGTGTGAAGATGTCGATTCCGCGCAGTGCGCTGCTTGTGTATCGCTACGGCGACGGCTGGGAGCCGCTCTGCTCATTCCTCGACAAGCCGATTCCTTCTGCTCCCTTCCCTGAGTACGATGACGGCCTCCGTGTGCTCGGGAACCTGCAAGAGCGAATCGATCGAGCACACGCGCTGCAGTACCTGGTGGGCGGCGTCTGTGTGGTGTGCGCACTAGTGACGGTGCTGCCCCGTTGTGAAGGCATTGTGAGGTTTGTGAAGGATCTGTACGCGGACTACCAAGTAGCCTTTGGCCCtgacagcgctgcctctgcgaGGAAGACTGTCGGTGGCGGCTCTCTGCAAACGGACGCAGAGAAGTTCGAGGCTGCGTGGCAGaagcgtggcggcgctgtgacGCTCACAACGAATGAGTGA
- a CDS encoding hypothetical protein (TriTrypDB/GeneDB-style sysID: LpmP.31.0470): MWWWRSPPYNASDEHDSEGASSDEWVLLRQVLCTHPLFAICRHDAWILHEIMDAFERHETQPGEVIVSPGDTCAFHVVVMGKALADVDDYGAMTVQEKGQRQEWTARDYFGSEGLLYILHPGYEGAAVRAEGTPDASLPTVTWRLSRVLYQQLMRTFHDPAHLQIIKYLSQSPLLQHLSRAHIRLLCEKAEIVTREISARVLQVGVVPTDLFLLISGTVTLEHEPRHCGGNPDVAHLPTAVFVAGDCVGDAELLFHRVAAEKESTDASKRLTVMPSCYTYTVQQPAQLICIPIEVLLAVLSWDDLQHMRDRSRNVREMELHQVQVQDDLRNLKAQCFLSNLSDTDSNSSMHAPVLQGEPGGAASPLSGELSHDSSQDVYAKGPDATVFFLEQIFPRQTYRRADGRERGLSIASFAPHQRYPAGTVLFRVEYAADHHSVVRAGGGVSPHREENGEGSTADSSTAATPPEVPGRLYAIVSGEITVVNSDTGEPVYRVFRGNTLGEETLLPPLRCRSATTPLRTHAVVSSSDGCEVFELSRRAFKEFLQRPYCDALRDFCDWFSVSPFKGRLPETCWRFLFNCTTEREVVGSDLIGLRGASCKYVSLIFNGQIGAYVRSSVSDSGEKQENEEETSVASFLAGDIIGGWEVMEGRPFPVAYVCECRARILCVPAESFPSLFRPAMLYLQFLWSQERYQRVMDVSSVEG, from the coding sequence atgtggtggtggcggtcgcCGCCCTACAACGCCAGTGATGAGCATGACTCAGAAGGTGCCTCGTCGGACgagtgggtgctgctgcgccaagTCCTGTGCACGCATCCTCTCTTTGCCATCTGCCGCCATGATGCGTGGATACTGCACGAAATCATGGATGCGTTTGAGCGGCACGAGACACAGCCCGGGGAGGTGATCGTATCGCCAGGCGACACCTGCGCTTTCCACGTTGTGGTGATGGGCAAAGCTCTGGCGGACGTTGACGATTACGGTGCGATGACTGTGCAAGAGAAGGGCCAGCGACAGGAGTGGACTGCCAGGGACTACTTTGGTAGTGAGGGTCTTCTCTACATCTTGCATCCCGGCTATGAgggtgcagcggtgcgcgcCGAGGGCACGCCCGATGCATCTTTGCCCACTGTCACGTGGCGGCTGAGTCGCGTTCTCTACCAGCAGCTCATGCGCACCTTTCATGATCCCGCGCACCTCCAGATCATCAAATACCTTTCCCAGTCGCCGCTCCTTCAGCATCTGTCTCGTGCGCATATACGACTCCTCTGCGAAAAGGCAGAGATTGTGACACGCGAAATATCAGCGCGTGTCTTGCAGGTGGGTGTGGTGCCGACGGATCTCTTTCTTTTGATTTCCGGCACCGTGACTCTCGAGCACGAGCCGCGGCACTGTGGTGGGAACCCAGACGTCGCTCACCTGCCGACCGCGGTTTTCGTCGCCGGCGACTgcgtcggcgacgccgaGCTTCTCTTCCACCGCGTAGCAGCCGAGAAAGAAAGCACTGATGCCTCGAAGAGGCTGACAGTGATGCCTTCCTGCTACACGTACACGGTACAACAGCCGGCACAGTTGATCTGCATCCCTATTGAGGTCCTGCTCGCCGTGCTTTCATGGGACGATTTGCAGCACATGCGGGATCGCAGTCGCAACGTGCGAGAGATGGAGCTACATCAGGTACAAGTGCAGGATGATCTGCGCAACCTCAAGGCGCAGTGTTTCCTGTCGAACCTCTCCGACACtgacagcaacagcagcatgCATGCTCCGGTGTTGCAGGGAGAAcctggtggcgctgcgtctcCGCTGTCTGGGGAGCTCTCGCACGACTCCTCGCAGGATGTATATGCCAAGGGCCCCGATGCGACGGTCTTCTTCCTCGAACAGATATTTCCCCGCCAGACATATCGACGCGCGGACGGGCGGGAACGTGGCCTCTCCATAGCCAGCTTCGCCCCGCACCAGCGGTACCCAGCTGGAACGGTTCTTTTCCGCGTTGAGTACGCTGCGGATCACCACAGTGTGGTGCGTGCAGGCGGCGGAGTGTCGCCACATCGTGAAGAAAACGGTGAAGGGAGCACAGCAGACTCTTCTACAGCTGCGACACCTCCAGAGGTCCCGGGGCGTCTCTACGCTATCGTCTCCGGCGAGATCACGGTCGTGAACAGCGATACTGGCGAGCCCGTCTACCGCGTATTCCGCGGCAACACGCTTGGCGAAGAGACACTGCTTcctccgctgcggtgccgctccGCGACGACACccctgcgcacgcacgcggtTGTCTCCAGCTCTGATGGGTGCGAGGTGTTTGAGCTCAGCCGGCGTGCGTTCAAGGAGTTCCTGCAGCGACCGTACTGCGACGCACTCCGCGACTTCTGCGATTGGTTCTCTGTCTCCCCATTCAAGGGGCGCCTTCCTGAAACTTGCTGGCGCTTTCTGTTCAACTGCACGACGGAGCGTGAGGTGGTCGGCAGCGACCTCATCGGTCTTCGTGGAGCATCCTGCAAGTACGTCTCCCTCATTTTCAACGGCCAAATCGGTGCCTACGTCAGAAGCAGTGTTTCGGACAGTGGAGAGAAacaagagaacgaggaggagacgtCGGTGGCGTCGTTTTTGGCGGGCGACATCATCGGCGGGTGGGAGGTGATGGAGGGGCGCCCCTTCCCAGTAGCGTACGTGTGTGAGTGCCGTGCACGCATCCTGTGCGTTCCGGCCGAGTCCTTTCCCAGCCTCTTCCGCCCGGCGATGCTCTATCTGCAGTTTCTGTGGTCCCAAGAGCGCTATCAAAGGGTCATGGACGTGTCCTCTGTAGAGGGCTGA
- a CDS encoding hypothetical protein (TriTrypDB/GeneDB-style sysID: LpmP.31.0480), translating into MRVGCANWQNRGATEMPNSGDPDATSMPETSMSPNMNATKAAVSASGAQTAHPAVDATTKGSRRAQGWHSAVTGGAPPRTTSANRPASDTKSLGGSAAHSGIVRRSSVQFSKDSLVSPNSSRIPRDEASEFRQNMTDFLMVMYGDKTASGVVGADEKNGAPRAKGKVDPGESRIPGALLEAGREPPWHAGSSRGVSSRSQGPLVKGLTANSGRSPQVDRIDTLVESLVRAYSRRTTSARGEFQGIPGVDDDNPITYNGPHPSSCRRALTSPRLSHGNSIGTGSGHTDEVSAFVGQALDNILNPGGILGQGAVSSLSMLSSLRLDRNLFDLMPFQTQSNLQNVIAEEEDSGTMLKPMYVGEQAMFRSVGTRPSITDISVSKSMRGMIPAAPPESGKGHHLNTTQAPLCGDSGGPPRSSRGPSLCPPKQTLGDKKRSLDSEVMENAFVNQRGSGAVGGDAKNKSIVHCMSLDSKVLGRAVGADDEDDSWGDAPAGILATKATDSGSPGMDSSDRSLLDYSRARANVTLQKALGTLQMEEQLKRDVVIAVEHQLCGYITSLEHEERLKKRGGSAASSGQQKRGGETSASSTPAAGSSMITDGVVGAGRNTRSRGTVNSDTAPLMQNIIDFFQENTTEVHHSNTLASAAAKT; encoded by the coding sequence ATGCGTGTGGGGTGTGCAAACTGGCAAAATCGAGGTGCGACCGAAATGCCTAACTCCGGTGACCCGGACGCCACGAGTATGCCGGAGACGTCGATGTCCCCTAACATGAACGCCACGAAGGCCGCAGTCTCAGCCAGTGGGGCGCAGACCGCCCACCCGGCAGTGGACGCCACCACGAAGGGAAGTCGACGCGCGCAAGGCTGGCACTCGGCTGTAACAGGTGGCGCCCCTCCCCGTACCACTAGTGCGAATCGCCCTGCGTCCGATACCAAGTCACTtggaggcagtgctgcccATAGCGGCATTGTTCGGAGATCTTCAGTGCAGTTTAGCAAGGATTCTCTGGTGAGCCCAAACAGCTCCCGCATCCCGCGTGATGAAGCGTCCGAATTTCGCCAGAACATGACCGACTTCCTGATGGTGATGTATGGCGACAAGACAGccagcggcgtcgtcggGGCAGACGAGAAAAATGGTGCGCCACGCGCGAAAGGAAAGGTGGACCCTGGTGAGTCGCGCATTCCTGGTGCACTGTTGGAGGCGGGACGCGAGCCACCGTGGCACGCGGGCTCCTCACGCGGTGTGTCATCGAGAAGCCAAGGCCCACTCGTGAAGGGCCTCACTGCCAACAGCGGCCGAAGCCCGCAAGTCGACCGCATTGACACGCTCGTAGAGTCGCTGGTGCGTGCCTACAGCCGCCGGACGACGTCGGCGCGCGGCGAGTTTCAAGGCATCCCCGGGGTAGACGATGATAACCCGATCACCTACAACGGCCCTCACCCGAGCAGCTGTCGCCGCGCACTGACGTCCCCACGACTGAGCCATGGCAACAGCatcggcactggcagcggACACACTGACGAGGTGTCAGCGTTTGTGGGTCAGGCGCTGGACAACATCCTCAACCCTGGCGGCATTCTAGGTCAAGGAGCGGTGTCGAGCCTCTCTATGCTGTCCTCTCTCCGACTGGACAGGAACCTCTTTGACTTGATGCCCTTTCAGACGCAGAGCAACCTGCAGAACGTCATcgcagaagaggaagactCCGGCACGATGTTGAAGCCAATGTACGTGGGAGAGCAGGCCATGTTTCGGTCAGTCGGCACGCGGCCCAGCATAACCGACATCTCTGTCAGCAAGTCCATGCGAGGCATGAtcccagcggcgccgcctgaGTCTGGCAAGGGCCACCACCTCAACACAACCCAAGCACCACTATGTggtgacagcggcggccctCCACGATCTAGTAGGGGCCCCTCATTGTGCCCGCCGAAGCAGACGCTAGGCGATAAGAAACGTAGCCTCGACAGCGAAGTGATGGAGAATGCCTTCGTGAAtcagcgaggcagcggcgctgtgggTGGTGATGCGAAGAATAAGAGCATCGTACACTGTATGTCCCTTGACTCTAAGGTGCTCGGCAGAGCGGTTGGtgcagacgacgaggacgacagcTGGGGCGATGCGCCCGCCGGCATCCTGGCAACCAAGGCAACGGACAGTGGGAGCCCTGGAATGGACTCGTCTGACCGCAGCCTCTTGGACTACTCCAGGGCACGCGCGAACGTCACGTTGCAGAAGGCTCTGGGGACGCTGCAaatggaggagcagctgaagcgcgACGTTGTGATCGCCGTCGAGCATCAGCTGTGCGGCTACATCACTTCTCTAGAGCACGAGGAAAggctgaagaagaggggagggtcTGCGGCTAGCAGTGGTCAGCagaagaggggtggagagacaTCAGCCAGCTCTACTCCAGCAGCCGGAAGCTCGATGATTACAGATGGAGTCGTAGGCGCAGGGAGAAACACTCGCTCTCGTGGCACTGTCAACAGCGACACCGCGCCGCTCATGCAGAACATCATCGACTTCTTTCAGGAAAACACCACCGAGGTGCATCACTCGAACACTCTTGCGTCTGCCGCAGCGAAGACGTGA